CTTGCGCAGTGGCAAGAGCTGCCCTCAAAGTCCTGAAGGAAGATAATCTCATTGATAACGCACGGGATGTAGGTGCAAAATTTTTAGCAGGACTTAAGCAAATCAAAAATCCTAAAATAAAAGAAATCAGAGGACGAGGTTTACTTCTGGCTGTTGAGTTTAAATCAGATGCAGGAGGGGCCAGAAGTTACTGTGAAAAACTAAAAGAGCAAGGATTGCTATGTAAAGAAACTCATAACAATATAATCAGGTTCGCTCCCCCACTGGTAATAACTCCCGAACAGGTAGATTGGGCTTTAGAACGGATCAATCCTACATTATCTACATAAAAACAAACCTTCGTCCGCAATATATAAATCATATAAAACCAATACAACATGCTTTATTATGAGCTCGTTGCTGTTATATGATTGAAGTCTTTTCATTTTTATGCTCTGTTTTAAAAAAAATTACCTTAACAACTCAGTATAATGAATACATATTTACATACCAAAAACAGTTTTAAGTGCATAGTCGCAGTGCTTTCCTTTTGTTTCTTGCTTTGGGGAGCATTTCCGGCATCAGCTTTTCAAGAAGAACTTAGATTTGAACGGCTTTCTCTGGACCAAGGTCTATCGCAGTCCTCTATTCTATGCATGTTGCAAGACTCTAAAGGTTTTTTATGGTTTGGAACATATGACGGCCTAAACCGTTACGACGGTCGGCAGATGAAAATTTATTCAAAATCTAAATTACCGGGCTCAATTTCAGACGGCAATGTTAGAACTCTGTACGAAGATAGCTCGGGAGTTCTCTGGGTAGGAACAAAAAGCGGCGGCCTGAATGCGTACAACCGCAATAAAGATACTTTTATAAGTTTTACACCGGACCAAAATAACCCGAACTCCATTTCCGGAAAAAACGTCACAAGTATATATGAAGATTCTAAGGGGCAGTTATGGATAGGTACAGAGAACGGCCTTAACCTTTTTGACAGAACATCCCTTACTTTTAAAAAATTTAAGAATACCAATGACCCATTCAGCATCAGTCACGATGAAATTCGCTCTATTTTCGAAGATATGCAAGGGAGCCTCTGGATAGGAACTGCCAAGGGATTGAACCTTTTTCTTGAAAAAGAACATAAATTTAAACATTTTTTCAACGATCCCGCAGATGATAAGACTCTTTGCGGCGACACAGTGCTCTGCTTTTACCAAAACAAAGAAAATCAATTATGGATAGGAACCAAAGAAGGCATCTCCATTCTTGATACTGCTGACAATTCATTCAAAACCATCTTCAGGTCATTAGAAATAAACGACATTTTCCAAGACAGAGCAGAAAATCTCTGGCTCGGAACTATTGAGGGACTTGGCAAAAGAGATCCTGAGACAGCTACGGCTAAACCTGAAAAAATGGAATTCACATTTTTTAAGCATAACCAGCTTGATCCGCAAAGCCTCAGCGACAACAAGGTTACTCATGTTATTGAAGACCGTTCCGGAGTTTTATGGGTTGGCACCTACGCTGACGGACTAAGTAAGCTACCCCCTAAAATGCAGGCTTTCGGTATAATAAGATATCAACCGTGGAAAAAAGATACACTTCCCGGAAAAGAAGTCAGCGCAGTTCTCGAAGACCGTGAAGGTCTAGTCTGGATAGGCACTTATAGAAATGGATTAAGCTCCTACAACCCTCAAACCGGGGAACTTAAAAATTTTAGCAGCAAATCCCCGGAACCATGGAGCCTGCCGGGTGACAGAATTAACTGTATCTTCCAAGATTCTAAAGGTCTTATATGGGTCGGAACCCGTAAAAAAGGTGTATTTGTTATTGATAAAAATAAAGGAATTCAAACCAGCTACCGCCGTGACAAAAAGAATAAAAACTCTCTAAGTCAAGACAATATCTGGTGGATTAATGAAGGCAGTAAAGGATACATCTGGATCGGCACTAGCAAAAAAGGGCTGAACAGGCTTGATCGCAAAACCGGAGATTTCAAACTTTACAAACACTCTGACTCTGAGCCGAACAGCTTAGCGCATGACCGCGTGCGTAATATTTTTGAGGACAGTAAAAATAACTTCTGGATCTGTACAAATGCAGGCCTGGATCTGATGAATAGATCTGACGGCACATTTATTCACCACAAAAGCAATCCGGATAATCCGAACTCAATATCTGACAACAGAGTTACTCCCGTTGCGGAAGCAGCGGACGGTTCCCTTTGGATCGGGACAGACGAGGGCCTCAACAGATTCGACCCCGCAACAGGTTTATTCACCAGATACACACAGAAAAACGGTTTTGCCAACGACGGCATCCAAGGTCTTTGCATCGATAGCGACGGTGATATATGGGTTTCTACATTCAAAGGAATTTCCCATCTGGACCCTAAAAACGGTAAAATATTAAATTTCGGGATTTCGGACGGATTGCAGGGAATAGAATTCTGGATAAACTCTTATAACAAGGGTCAAAGCGGTAAAATATATTTCGGCGGACTTAACGGAATGAACATGTTTTACCCAAAAAAGATTAAAACAAATCCCACACCGCCACCTGTCGTCATTACGGCTTTAAACATTCTTAACAGCCCGGCCAAACTGGCAACAAACATTACCGAAACTAAAGAAATCACTCTTTCATGGAAAGATGCAATGTTCTCCTTCAGCTTTGCTGCACTAGACTACCAGAACCCGCATCTGAATAAATATAAATATAAATTGGAAGGTTTTAACGACAACTGGCTTAACGCAGCCGAAGGGACCGCAACTTTTACAAACTTCAACCACGGCAGTTACGTCTTCAAAGTTAAAGCTTCCAATAGCGATGGCGTCTGGAATGAAACAGGAACATCAATCAAAATCAATATTACTCCGCCATTCTGGAGAACATTGTGGTTTATAGCATCAGTTCTGGCCCTAATCCTTCTGATAATTTTTGTGGTGATTCATTTCCGGGTAAAATCAATTGAAAAACAAAGAAAAAAACTGGCCATATTAGTAGATGAAAAAACGGCTGACCTGAATACTGAAATTAAAGAGCACATGAAAACAGAGGAAGAGCTGGAAAATGCCATTATAAAAGCCGAGGAAGCGAACAAGGCTAAAAGTGCCTTTCTAGCAAGTATGAGTCATGAAATCCGCACTCCTCTTAACTCTATCATTGGAATTGCCGACCTGCTCAAAGGAACTGAACTTGATGAGGAACAGGGAGAATATGTAAATATTTTTGAATCTTCCGGTGAAATACTACTGTCAATAATCAATGACATTCTTGATTTTTCAAAACTGGAAGCAGACCACGTCAAACTTGAAGCTATTCCCATTGACCTGCTCCAGGAAGTTGAATCAATTTTATACTTACAGGCCGCGGCAGCATCTTCACGCGATATCGAACTTATATCCATATATAAGCCGGACGTGCCTGAATTTGTTATTGGCGATCCGACTAGATTACGTCAGATTATACTGAATATTCTTTCCAATGCGGTTAAATTCACATCCTGCGGAGAGGTAAGTATTACTGTTTCCCGCACGGCGAATACTCATCAACCTGACAATCTGACCATCACCATAGATGACACAGGTGTAGGTATTGATCCGGCTCAATTGGAAGCTATCTTTGCTCCTTTTTCGCAGGCGGATTCCTCTACCACGAGAAAATTCGGAGGCTCAGGTCTTGGACTGTCGATCAGTAAAAAATTGACAGAGCTTATGGGCGGATCAATCACCGCGACAAGTGTTCCCGGTGAAGGAAGTTCTTTTGAAATCACTATCCCTCTTCCCAGAGATCGTGAATCTCAATCATTTCTTAAACCGGACCTGTCAGGGATTAACATCATTGTAGCCGCTCATAATTACAAGACTCTTAATTCAATCTGCGAGATGCTCAACTACTTCAAAGCAACTACAACTACTTGCACGAACACAGATTCCCTGAAAGCGCTCCTGCTCTCTCCGCAAGGACACAAATTCAACCTGCTGATTCTTGATCTCAACCTTGAGAACGGCGTTTACATGCTTGAATCTCTCCGAGAAGCCGAAAAAACAATTCCTCCGGTTATGCTCCTTCAACGAGGTGCGAGCTTTGACAGAAGACTCATTGACAACAAACTTATTTATGCCGGGACCACAAAACCCATAATACGAAGACAATTTCTTCGCGGCATACTGGACGTACTGGACATAGGCTCTAATGAGGACCATCTCTCCGCTGATAATAAGGTTAATCTTCCTCAGATGAAGATTCTCCTTACTGAAGATAATATTCCTAACCGGGAATTGATCAGACACTTCCTCAAAAGTTCGCACGCAACCTTGGTAATGGCTTCGAACGGAGAAGAAGGGCTTAAACTTGCCCTGAATGATAAGTTTGATATTATTTTAATGGATATGGAAATGCCTGTAATGGATGGTTACCAATTCCTGAAACAATTCAGAATGGTTGAAAAGAATACTCATGGAAAGCGTACAGGAGTCATAGCTCTGACCGCCCATGCTTCTGCGGACTACCGGAAAAGATGCTTAGATGCCGGAGCAGACGAATTTCTATCCAAGCCTATTAAGCAAGCTGTACTAACTCAGAAAATTTTTAACTTATATAATAGAATGAAAAAAGAATGACAGAAAAAATGACCCCGCAATCTATAAAGTGGGTAAGAACATTTCATATGTTGAGCGCATGCCTCTGGGGTGGAGGAGCCCTCTCCATGGTCCTTATTCACTGCATGTTCACACCGCATTCAGGAGGCGAACTTTATGCACGGGATGTCTGCATAAAAATAATTGATGAATATGTTGTCACATCCGGAGCTTTTGGATGTCTTATCACCGGCTTTATCTTTGCGTGGAAAACATCATGGGGCTTTTTTAAGTTCAAATGGATCATCACCAAATGGGCTGTTAACATAGGATTCATAATCTTCGGGTTTCTTTTCTACATGCCTTGGCTTGAACGCATGAGTGAAATTTCAGGTAGTATTAAATTAATGGCTTTGCAAACCCCTGAATATTTGAAGAATCAATTACTGAATGAAATATCAGCCTTCATGATTTTCGGATGCCTTCTACTACTGGTATGTATTTCAATTTTTAAACCGTGGGGCAAACTGCGGAACCAAGAAGTTAGCCGGAAACAATCTTAAAACCTTGACATTCTCACCTTGCAAATGCTTGATTCCTTTTCTGACGCTGAGAGAATCTGTGTCTAAGTAAAATCAAAAAGTTTATACAAATAATATTTTTTTCGGAGGGTTTAAAAATGGATCAAAGTTACGCAGAAAGCATTGCTTCCGACATCATGCAAATGCTCGAAACTACAAAGGCCAGCGGCCTTGATATGAACAGCGGCTTCCAGAATGACGCTTTTAAAAGTGATCATTTCTTATTCGGATATATTTTCTACCCAAGAGAAACGCTTCTTAATATTCCCAACCTTCCCCAATCTGTCAGGAAAAAAGTTAAAAAATCAAACATACTGGGCACAGTTACCGTAGACGGCAAAACATCCGGTATTCATCTTGTCTGCTCCCTTCCTATGGGGTTCGACGAAATAACTTCGAAAGAAGACATTCTCGCAGGGATCAACGAAAAAGAATTGTTAGAATTTAAAGAACAAATAGCAAAAATTTTGCACAAAGATCTAGTTGGGAATATTGAGAAAAAGGAAGGAATGGAGCAGTAACAGACTCAGTTGAAGGATTATTTCTTAGCGGGTAAAAATTTGTTTATTATCTGGACCAGCTCATCTATATTGACGGGTTTGGAAGCATAAGCATCCATGCCGCTCTCCAGAAATTTTTCACGATCCCCTTCCATAGCATAAGCTGTCAAAGCAATTATAGGGATGTCGTTACCGGCATCCCTTATCATTTTAGTAGCCTGTAAGCCGTCCATCTCAGGCATTTGAACATCCATTAAAATAACATCAAACGGCCCCCTTTTTTCCAATAAATCCAAGACTTCAATACCGTTTTCTGCTGTTTCAATTTCAAATCCGCGCTCAGAAAGAAAATGAGAAATATATATCTGATTAGTAGCATTATCTTCAGCAAGAAGAATATGAGCAGGTATAGAACTACCAAACTCTTCCTCATCCACAACCTCGATAACCTCTTTCAAGCATGGCCCGGAACTTGATTGAAGCTTCACAGTAAAAGTGAACTCACATCCCCAGCCAACCTTACTGGAAAAAGAAATACTGCCACCCATCATTTCGACAAGCTGCCGTGAAATGGCAAGTCCCAATCCACTACCGGGATGTCGTTTGGAATAACCTGCATTCAGCTGTACAAAACTTTCAAAAAGTTTTTCAGCCTTGTCTTCCGATATACCTATTCCGGTATCCTTTACTGTAAATTCAAGAATCTCCCCTTCTTCCCACTCGCCGACACGTTTAACGGAGATATCTACGTAACCCTTGTCAGTAAACTTAACCGAGTTACCTGCAAGGTTCATTATAATCTGCCCCAGACGAAGACTGTCACCCAGATAACACCTATCCACGGTATTACTGACGCTGGTGCGAAGTTCAATTCCTTTTTCTTCCGCCTGAACTCGTAAAACAGACATTTGCTTTTCAAGCATGTCAGGCAAATCAAAATCTTCGGGCCTAAGCTCCATCTTACGAGCTTCAATCTTAGAAATATCTAAAATATCATTGATAATACTCAGTAAAGATTCGGCCGCTTTTTTTACCGTAACCAGATATCCCTGCTGCTCCTCATCCAAACCGGTACTGAGTGTCATTTCACTCATTCCGATAATAGCACTGATGGGAGTTCTGATTTCGTGACTCATATTGGCAAGGAATTCACTCTTTGCCCGGTTTGCCTCTTCCGCGGCATCACGAGCTTCGCAGAGTTCCGCTTCAAACCGTTTACGTTCTGTAATATCCTGACCGACAGCAAGCACACCGAGAGAATCCCCCGTAGTATCGAGCAATCTAGACAAAGACCATTGCATAGTCAGCTCTTTACCGCCACGAATACGCACATTGCTTTCAAATAATCGCAAAGGAGTACCGGAAAGAACAGTTGCGTACTGACGGGAAGTTTCTCCCCACAATCTTTCGGGAAGGAAAAGTTCAAAGAAATCGCGCCCCAAAACTTCGTGCCGGGTCCGCCCGAAAAGATCTTCAGCCATACGGTTGAATTCTAAAATTTTTCTGTCGGGTGAAAGAAGAATTATCACACTTTCAGCCGTTTTAACCAACGATCTGAACCTGTAAGCACTCTCCTTCAAAGCTTCTTCGACCTTTTTTCTGGTTGTAATATCTTCAACAGTAGAAACAACTTTCTGAATATCACCATCAGCACCGAAAAGAGGCGAAGCATTGATTGAAAGTAAAACCCGGCGACCGTCATCCCAGTGGATTGCGTGACGTATGTCTAAAACAGCATTTCGAATCTTCATTACCCGGCTGAAAGCAAGCCGTTCTTCGGGAAAAACCGAACCGTCATGAGCAGTAATTTTCCAGCCCGGATCATTGTACTTCCTCCTGATCATATTCTCCCGGGAAAGCCCGTGAACTCTTGCAGCCTGATCATTCGCGAAAACAATAACACCCTCCTGATCCATGACAATGACCCCCATGGGGCTAGTTTCCATTATACTGCCCATGAGATCGCGTTCGCGCTGTAATTCCAGCTCAACCATCCTTCTTTTTACAATATTCAAATATAAAAACACGATAAAAAGCAAAAGCACTGAAATAACAATCCCCGCTCCAAGAATAAGTATTCTATCCAGATTACCGGAACCAAGATCTCTGAGGGCGTTCGAAAGCCACCCTTCCGCCAAGGAAGGGGTACAGCTAAGCAACAGCATCGACAATGCAAGAAGTAAGGAGCGCAACATAATTTTAGTCTATATTTAAATGAAGTTGCATAAATTCAAATTACAACACAACACCACAAATGATTACTTACTATCGGTATTAACAAATCCATGCAAGACTACAAGCTGTAATTATTTAAACAGTTCCTTTTAATTCAAGTCCCTTTATAAGTCCGAAACAACCTGCAAGCATCATATCACCACCCGGGGACGGAAATTCAACAGGATAACCTTTAAGCATGGCCCGGCGCGGGCCCATCACATAGGTAGGAATAAACCCGCAAGCTTTTTCCGACAGATCAAGAGTAGCACAGCCATGTCCATAATCATCAAAAACACTTTCGAAACTAAGTTCACCTTTTCTGAACAGCTGTGAATCCG
The window above is part of the Maridesulfovibrio ferrireducens genome. Proteins encoded here:
- a CDS encoding hybrid sensor histidine kinase/response regulator, with amino-acid sequence MNTYLHTKNSFKCIVAVLSFCFLLWGAFPASAFQEELRFERLSLDQGLSQSSILCMLQDSKGFLWFGTYDGLNRYDGRQMKIYSKSKLPGSISDGNVRTLYEDSSGVLWVGTKSGGLNAYNRNKDTFISFTPDQNNPNSISGKNVTSIYEDSKGQLWIGTENGLNLFDRTSLTFKKFKNTNDPFSISHDEIRSIFEDMQGSLWIGTAKGLNLFLEKEHKFKHFFNDPADDKTLCGDTVLCFYQNKENQLWIGTKEGISILDTADNSFKTIFRSLEINDIFQDRAENLWLGTIEGLGKRDPETATAKPEKMEFTFFKHNQLDPQSLSDNKVTHVIEDRSGVLWVGTYADGLSKLPPKMQAFGIIRYQPWKKDTLPGKEVSAVLEDREGLVWIGTYRNGLSSYNPQTGELKNFSSKSPEPWSLPGDRINCIFQDSKGLIWVGTRKKGVFVIDKNKGIQTSYRRDKKNKNSLSQDNIWWINEGSKGYIWIGTSKKGLNRLDRKTGDFKLYKHSDSEPNSLAHDRVRNIFEDSKNNFWICTNAGLDLMNRSDGTFIHHKSNPDNPNSISDNRVTPVAEAADGSLWIGTDEGLNRFDPATGLFTRYTQKNGFANDGIQGLCIDSDGDIWVSTFKGISHLDPKNGKILNFGISDGLQGIEFWINSYNKGQSGKIYFGGLNGMNMFYPKKIKTNPTPPPVVITALNILNSPAKLATNITETKEITLSWKDAMFSFSFAALDYQNPHLNKYKYKLEGFNDNWLNAAEGTATFTNFNHGSYVFKVKASNSDGVWNETGTSIKINITPPFWRTLWFIASVLALILLIIFVVIHFRVKSIEKQRKKLAILVDEKTADLNTEIKEHMKTEEELENAIIKAEEANKAKSAFLASMSHEIRTPLNSIIGIADLLKGTELDEEQGEYVNIFESSGEILLSIINDILDFSKLEADHVKLEAIPIDLLQEVESILYLQAAAASSRDIELISIYKPDVPEFVIGDPTRLRQIILNILSNAVKFTSCGEVSITVSRTANTHQPDNLTITIDDTGVGIDPAQLEAIFAPFSQADSSTTRKFGGSGLGLSISKKLTELMGGSITATSVPGEGSSFEITIPLPRDRESQSFLKPDLSGINIIVAAHNYKTLNSICEMLNYFKATTTTCTNTDSLKALLLSPQGHKFNLLILDLNLENGVYMLESLREAEKTIPPVMLLQRGASFDRRLIDNKLIYAGTTKPIIRRQFLRGILDVLDIGSNEDHLSADNKVNLPQMKILLTEDNIPNRELIRHFLKSSHATLVMASNGEEGLKLALNDKFDIILMDMEMPVMDGYQFLKQFRMVEKNTHGKRTGVIALTAHASADYRKRCLDAGADEFLSKPIKQAVLTQKIFNLYNRMKKE
- a CDS encoding PAS domain-containing hybrid sensor histidine kinase/response regulator, which encodes MLRSLLLALSMLLLSCTPSLAEGWLSNALRDLGSGNLDRILILGAGIVISVLLLFIVFLYLNIVKRRMVELELQRERDLMGSIMETSPMGVIVMDQEGVIVFANDQAARVHGLSRENMIRRKYNDPGWKITAHDGSVFPEERLAFSRVMKIRNAVLDIRHAIHWDDGRRVLLSINASPLFGADGDIQKVVSTVEDITTRKKVEEALKESAYRFRSLVKTAESVIILLSPDRKILEFNRMAEDLFGRTRHEVLGRDFFELFLPERLWGETSRQYATVLSGTPLRLFESNVRIRGGKELTMQWSLSRLLDTTGDSLGVLAVGQDITERKRFEAELCEARDAAEEANRAKSEFLANMSHEIRTPISAIIGMSEMTLSTGLDEEQQGYLVTVKKAAESLLSIINDILDISKIEARKMELRPEDFDLPDMLEKQMSVLRVQAEEKGIELRTSVSNTVDRCYLGDSLRLGQIIMNLAGNSVKFTDKGYVDISVKRVGEWEEGEILEFTVKDTGIGISEDKAEKLFESFVQLNAGYSKRHPGSGLGLAISRQLVEMMGGSISFSSKVGWGCEFTFTVKLQSSSGPCLKEVIEVVDEEEFGSSIPAHILLAEDNATNQIYISHFLSERGFEIETAENGIEVLDLLEKRGPFDVILMDVQMPEMDGLQATKMIRDAGNDIPIIALTAYAMEGDREKFLESGMDAYASKPVNIDELVQIINKFLPAKK